The Chitinophaga sp. H8 genome contains a region encoding:
- a CDS encoding nucleoside-diphosphate kinase: MSNRTFTMIKPDAVANGHIGGILNMITEAGFRIVAMKMTRLSGEKAGEFYAVHKERPFYGELVEFMSSGHIVAAILEKDNAVEAFRNLIGATNPANAAEGTIRKKYAESIGRNAVHGSDSDENAEIEGNFFFSGLEKF; the protein is encoded by the coding sequence ATGAGCAATAGAACATTTACTATGATTAAGCCTGATGCAGTTGCAAACGGGCATATTGGCGGTATCCTTAACATGATCACTGAAGCTGGCTTTCGTATCGTAGCGATGAAAATGACCAGACTTTCTGGTGAAAAGGCTGGTGAATTTTATGCAGTGCATAAAGAAAGGCCTTTTTATGGTGAACTGGTTGAATTCATGAGCAGTGGTCACATTGTGGCTGCTATTCTTGAAAAAGACAATGCAGTTGAAGCATTCCGCAATTTGATCGGTGCTACTAACCCTGCTAATGCTGCAGAAGGTACCATCCGTAAAAAGTATGCAGAATCTATCGGTCGTAACGCGGTGCATGGTTCTGACTCTGATGAAAATGCTGAAATAGAAGGTAACTTCTTCTTCAGCGGTTTGGAGAAATTCTAA